The window AAAGGGAGTGGATGGTTTAGAGGGATTCGTATATCAGCTTCAACCTGTACGCGTGAGTCAGTTCCTCCCTCGCGATGTGCATGAAAAGGTCGTTAAAGGGGCTTTCCAAAAGCTCCGCAAGTTTGGAGTACATCTCATAGGCGTGTTTCTCCCTTAACACGGCCTCTACAACGAGTTCTTCAATGCTTTCCGGCTGTGCTCTCTTATCGCTGAGAACGGGTTCGAGGGAGAGCTCGTCCATGTAGTCAACGATTAACCTCTCCAGTGTTCCCTCCTTTAGTAGGCCCTTCAGGGTCTCTTTGTGCCTCAATTCTTCTTCCGCTATCAAAGAAAAAACGTCCCTCAACTCGGGCCTCTCGAAGAGGGCGAAAGTTTCACCGAGCTTATAGAGGTTGTAGAGCTCGTTCTCCTGCCAGATTAGCTTTTCGATGAGCTCTTTGGCATTCATTTCACAACCCTCAGGTAGTTGAGGAGCTCCTTCACGCTCGGGAGGATTAAATCGGGTTTAAAGGGGCTATCCTTAACGTCCTCCAGAGTGCTGACTCCTGTCAGAACCATTACCGCCTTCATTCCAAAGCGCTTGGCGAAGGCTATATCAGTGTCCAGCCTGTCACCGACCATCCAGATTTCATCAACGCTTCCCATTTTCTCCCTTGCAATCTCGTAAACGGGTTCGTTTGGCTTTCCGATGATGAGAGGGTCCCTTTCGGTCGAGGCCTTCAGTGAGGCTATTATCGCCCCCGCTCCGGGGTAGAGGCCTTCCTCAGCTGGGTAAGTGGTGTCGGGATTGGTTCCTATAAAGCTCGCCCCGTTTCTTATCGCTAGAGTTCCGTACTTTAGCTTCTCATAGGTCAAACCCGGGTCGAGGCCGACCACAACGTGTCTGATATCCCGCCATTTTCCTTCCCTGCAGTCTTCAAGGCTTACCGTCCCCCAGTTTAGCTTTTCCATCTCCTCGTGGAGGCCCTTACCACCGATGACGAAGATTCTCCCGGGTTCCATATGCCTTTCCATGTAGAGTCTCGTGGCTAAACCCGAGGTTATTATCCTCTCAGCCGGAACATCTATGCCCATTGAGAGCAACTTTTCTTTATACATCCTCGGTGTCTTTGTCGAGTTGTTCGTGAGGAACAGGAAGGGGATTCCCTTTTCCTTCAGGTATTCCACAACTTCCCTCGCGCCTTCAACGGGCCTGTTCCCCCGGTAGATGACGCCGTCCATGTCGAAGATAATCCCAATCATGTTCTCACCGAGGAATAAAAAGTGGGAGGAATATAAAAGCTCACTGGCTCGCGTCGAGCCTTAGAGTTACGTCTATTCCATCCGTTTGGCACTCGTTACCTGCATCCTCTGGAAGTTCAAACATCATCTCGACCTTGGCTGTTTCTCCCGGATTAAGCTTTACGGGTAGTGTTATCGTCTTTCCGTTGAGGGTGTTGAGCGTTTGGTTGATGGTGATGTTATTCCCTCCTATACGTATGGCCTTTAGAACCAGCCACTTTCCGAGTTCTCCAGTTTCGGGTGTTGAATCCACGGCTTTTTCTGATGGGGACATTCTTACCTCGTAGTTCCTGACTTTGAACGTTATCGTGAGCTTCTTAACTTCAACAGTTCCCCGGTTCTTGATTTGGAATTCGGATTTTCTGGTTTCCCCAGGCAGAAAGTTGCTCATCTCAAAAAGCTTCAGTTCGTTGTAGAATCGCTTTCCGTCCTTGCTGATGGCTATGTCAAATTCGGCGGTCTCTATTGAGTTTCCCCTTGAGATTGCCGTGTCGGTGAATATGGCTTTCGAAATCCCCGCTGTAACCACGAGAATCAATGCCAGCACAACTTTAGTTGTTCTTTTCAT of the Thermococcus sp. genome contains:
- a CDS encoding ferritin family protein; the encoded protein is MNAKELIEKLIWQENELYNLYKLGETFALFERPELRDVFSLIAEEELRHKETLKGLLKEGTLERLIVDYMDELSLEPVLSDKRAQPESIEELVVEAVLREKHAYEMYSKLAELLESPFNDLFMHIAREELTHAYRLKLIYESL
- a CDS encoding HAD-IIA family hydrolase — protein: MIGIIFDMDGVIYRGNRPVEGAREVVEYLKEKGIPFLFLTNNSTKTPRMYKEKLLSMGIDVPAERIITSGLATRLYMERHMEPGRIFVIGGKGLHEEMEKLNWGTVSLEDCREGKWRDIRHVVVGLDPGLTYEKLKYGTLAIRNGASFIGTNPDTTYPAEEGLYPGAGAIIASLKASTERDPLIIGKPNEPVYEIAREKMGSVDEIWMVGDRLDTDIAFAKRFGMKAVMVLTGVSTLEDVKDSPFKPDLILPSVKELLNYLRVVK
- a CDS encoding TasA family protein yields the protein MKRTTKVVLALILVVTAGISKAIFTDTAISRGNSIETAEFDIAISKDGKRFYNELKLFEMSNFLPGETRKSEFQIKNRGTVEVKKLTITFKVRNYEVRMSPSEKAVDSTPETGELGKWLVLKAIRIGGNNITINQTLNTLNGKTITLPVKLNPGETAKVEMMFELPEDAGNECQTDGIDVTLRLDASQ